In Cryptomeria japonica chromosome 10, Sugi_1.0, whole genome shotgun sequence, a genomic segment contains:
- the LOC131040927 gene encoding probable 2' cyclic ADP-D-ribose synthase BdTIR: MASSSSQQEIVEYDSFEGIAPAHQISRTPTSARLFDVFINHRGLDVKDTLALQLHKSLTDLGLKTFLDSEEMELGEAFPSTIHDAICSSLVHIAIFSKRYAESAWCLAELDLMVHTKCKIIPIFYDVSPLHLRYIETGGYADSFAKHKNKGRYLNKLEQWKKSLHTVSFIFGYEINKDNQ, translated from the coding sequence ATGGCGTCTTCTTCATCCCAACAAGAAATTGTAGAATACGATTCTTTTGAGGGAATTGCACCTGCACACCAAATAAGTAGAACGCCCACATCTGcaagattgtttgatgtgttcaTCAACCATCGAGGCCTAGATGTGAAGGATACTCTGGCTCTTCAACTTCACAAATCGCTTACAGATTTGGGGCTGAAGACATTTCTTGATTCCGAAGAGATGGAATTGGGTGAAGCATTTCCTTCTACCATTCATGACGCCATCTGCTCTTCTTTAGTTCATATTGCCATATTCTCTAAAAGATATGCCGAGTCTGCCTGGTGTTTAGCTGAGCTTGATCTCATGGTACACACTAAATGTAAGATCATTCCTATATTTTATGATGTGTCCCCTTTACACTTGCGCTATATTGAAACAGGAGGGTATGCAGATTCGTTTGCCAAACataaaaacaagggtaggtacctCAACAAGCTTGAGCAGTGGAAAAAATCCCTTCACACTGTTTCTTTTATCTTTGGCTACGAAATAAACAAGGATAATCAGTAA